From the genome of Oncorhynchus tshawytscha isolate Ot180627B linkage group LG31, Otsh_v2.0, whole genome shotgun sequence, one region includes:
- the LOC112233263 gene encoding solute carrier family 2, facilitated glucose transporter member 1-like, translating into MVEEEKKQVTGYLLFSLATAVIGSLQFGYNTGVINAPEQKLRAFFNNTWMERYAEPIKPGTCTIVWSLSVAIFSVGGMVGSFSVGVMADRFGRKLSMFLVNILAVFGGLLMGFSTICSSYEMVIAGRLVIGLFCGLFTGLTPMYVGELSPTPLRGAFGTLHQLGVVIGILVAQIFGLESLLGSDKLWPLLLALTVIPAVLQCILLPFCPESPRFLLINQNKEEQARKALVRLRGTEDVSKDMQEMKEESSKMAMEKKVTILELFRTAAYRQPLLIAVMLHLSQQLSGINAVFYYSTGIFESAGVTQPIYATIGAGAVNTVFTVVSLFLVERVGRRTLHLVGLAGMAISALLMTIALLLKGYSSLSYLSIGAVFLFVAMFEMGPGPIPWFIVAELFSQGPRPAAIAVAGCCNWTANFLVGVSFPKLEELCGPYVFIIFMILLIFFFIFTFIKVPETKGKTFDEIAREFGGAPPPPTTSVEAPPTSSSVTLPASPIKEKVPLVGAAAAEDKSISTVQASL; encoded by the exons aAACTGCGGGCCTTCTTCAATAACACATGGATGGAGAGGTATGCCGAGCCCATCAAACCAGGAACGTGCACCATTGTGTGGAGCTTGTCGGTGGCCATCTTTAGTGTGGGCGGCATGGTGGGCTCCTTCAGCGTCGGAGTGATGGCAGACAGATTTGGGAG GAAATTGTCCATGTTCCTGGTCAACATCCTGGCTGTGTTCGGAGGCCTCCTCATGGGTTTCTCCACCATTTGCTCCTCCTATGAGATGGTCATCGCTGGACGCCTCGTCATTGGCCTCTTCTGCGGCCTCTTTACCGGCCTTACGCCCATGTATGTGGGGGAGctgtcccccacccctctccgaGGCGCCTTTGGCACCTTGCACCAGCTGGGCGTGGTGATTGGCATCCTGGTGGCTCAG ATCTTTGGCTTGGAGTCTCTACTGGGGTCGGACAAGCTGTGGCCTCTGCTGCTGGCACTGACGGTCATCCCGGCCGTGCTGCAGTGTATCCTGCTGCCCTTCTGTCCTGAGAGCCCCCGCTTCCTCCTCATCAACCAGAACAAGGAGGAGCAGGCCCGCAAAG CCCTGGTGCGTCTGCGTGGCACAGAGGATGTGAGTAAAGACATGCaggagatgaaggaggagagTTCCAAGATGGCCATGGAGAAGAAAGTGACCATCCTCGAGCTGTTCCGCACCGCAGCCTATCGGCAGCCGCTCCTCATCGCCGTCATGCTCCACCTCTCCCAGCAGCTCTCCGGAATCAATGCT GTGTTCTACTATTCAACTGGTATCTTTGAGTCAGCCGGTGTCACCCAACCCATTTACGCCACTATTGGAGCAGGAGCTGTTAACACTGTCtttacagtggtatct CTCTTCCTGGTCGAGAGGGTGGGACGAAGGACTTTGCATCTCGTCGGATTGGCCGGAATGGCCATCAGTGCCCTGCTCATGACTATTGCCCTCCTGTTG AAGGGCTACTCGTCTCTGAGCTACCTGAGCATCGGGGCAGTGTTTCTGTTCGTGGCCATGTTTGAGATGGGGCCTGGACCTATCCCATGGTTCATAGTGGCAGAGCTCTTCTCCCAGGGTCCGCGGCCGGCCGCCATAGCCGTGGCCGGCTGCTGCAACTGGACCGCCAACTTCCTGGTGGGAGTCAGCTTCCCCAAACTGGAG GAGCTGTGCGGGCCATACGTCTTTATCATCTTCATGATCTTactcatcttcttcttcatcttcacCTTCATCAAAGTCCCAGAAACAAAGGGCAAGACCTTTGACGAGATCGCCCGCGAGTTTGGCGGGGCCCCCCCGCCCCCCACCACCTCTGTGGAAGCTCCTCCCACTAGTAGCAGCGTGACACTTCCTGCCTCGCCCATCAAGGAGAAGGTCCCATTGGTGGGAGCGGCAGCAGCAGAGGATAAGTCCATCTCAACTGTACAGGCGAGCTTGTAG